One window from the genome of Tachypleus tridentatus isolate NWPU-2018 chromosome 11, ASM421037v1, whole genome shotgun sequence encodes:
- the LOC143231407 gene encoding uncharacterized protein LOC143231407 produces MENLEDLEFLDPEKDLEGTLNLLACRKLALKLKAHFTANGTESIPSVVGTPKSRNLAAAASPAEQCVTPPPLSLSRDNITPTTSGSGYRREAQSWAEIRNPLAKAA; encoded by the exons ATGGAAAATCTGGAAGACTTGGAGTTTCTTGATCCTGAGAAAGATCTTGAAGGGACACTAAACCTGCTTGCCTGCAGAAAACTGGCCCTCAAACTGAAAGCCCACTTCACAGCAAATG GCACCGAAAGTATCCCATCAGTTGTTGGGACTCCAAAAAGTAGAAACCTTGCTGCAGCAGCTTCACCAGCCGAACAATGTGTCACACCCCCACCATTGTCACTGTCAAGGGACAATATCACACCAACCACTTCAGGTTCTGGATATAGACGGGAGGCGCAAAGCTGGGCAGAGATTCGAAATCCCTTGGCAAAAGCTGCCTGA